Part of the Clostridia bacterium genome is shown below.
GCCTCACCGCCTGGGATCCCCAGCGTCACGCGGACGTGTTTCTGGTCCGCGTGGGGGACCGCGTGCGGACGCACGATCCCGTCGCGCGCGCGGAAGTGGGGCGGCTGCGGGAGGTGCGCTGGGCGAAGAGCCCCATCACCGGCGAGGTCGAGTGGCTGTCGGTGGCGGCGGGGCAGCTGATCGTCCGCGAGGACGCGCAGTCGGCTTCGCCCGTGGAGGTCGTGGACGTGGCCGGCCGGTTGAAGCTGCCTCCGGCCGCGGCCGTGCGCTGCCTCCGGTGCCGCGAGGGCGACGAGGTCAAGGCCGGGGCCGTGCTGGCGGCGGAGGCGTCCTATCTTTCGCGCGACGTCGTCTATTCGCCGGCCGACGGCCGGGTCGAGCGGATCGACCCTCAGACGGGGGCCGTGTACATCGTGCGGCCCAGCACGATCGCGCGGATGGCGGCGGCTTACCCCGGCGACGTCGCGGCGGTGGGGGCATCGTCCGTGACGGTGCGCACGGAGGGATGGCGCGTCTGGGGCGTGCTCGGCCGCGGCCCGCTGCGCTGGGGGCCGCTGCGTGTGCTGGCGGACGGCCAGCCCATCACCGCCGCGCACGAAGGATGCGTGGTCGCGCTACGCGGGGAGCTCGGCGCCGGCGCGTGGGCGGCGGCGCGCCGGCACGGCGTGGCGGCGATCGTCGCCGGTTCCGCCGACCCGGACGTCTGGACCCAGGAGCCGGGGCGGGCGTCTGCGGGCGGCGACGTGGCCGTGGTGCTGACGGAGGGCGCCTCCGGCGCGGCCATGGCGCAGGCCGTGTGGGCAGCGCTGGAACGGGCGGCGGATTGCCTCGTGACGGTGAACCCGGTGGCGCACGTGCGCGCGGGCGCGCTGCCGCCGGAGGTGGTCGTCGCGAGCCCGGAGACGGTGCCGCCGCGGCCGCTGTTCCTCGTCAAGGGCGACGCGGAGGAGGGCGAGCCCGTACGCGTGGTGGCCGGGCGGCACGCCGGCCGGTGGGGACGCTTCCGCGGTTGGGCGGCCGCGCGGCCACTGCCGAGCGGTGTGCTCAGCGAGACCGCGCGCATCGAACTGGACGACGGGACCGAAGCGGAGGTGGCCCGCGAGAACTTCGAGGCGCTGCGCGCGTGAAGCCGCGTGGTCACGCGAAGTCGAGGCGGAGCTGCACGGGCGGCCGAATTGCGGAGGCGGCAGGGCCCGCCGACGCCCGCCGGGCCGGCGACGCCTGCCGTGTGACGGGCCTCCGACCCGGTGCCTTCCGCTCCCCGACGCCGTACTGTGAGCAGAGCTTCTGCACGCGCGCCTCCAAGGCGTTGACGTAGGCCCGCGGCGCGTTGTCCGTCGCGTAAAACGTGCGATAGAACGGGACGAGATCCGGCCGCTCGGCCTGCAGCCGCTCGAAGAACCACTCCCGCGCGCCGTGCGGCAGCCGGAGCGCGAGCGGCACGACGAACGCGGCGCCGCACGCGGCCGCCGCGCGCACGACGGCCTCCAGTTGCCGGGAATCGTCGTTCAGCCGCGGCACGATGGGCGCCATGAGGATGCCGGCGCGGATGCCCTCCGACCGCAGCCGCGCCAGCGCGCGCAACCGGTACTTGGGCTGCGGCGTCCCCGGCTCAAGGAAGCGCCAGGCGTCCGGGTCCAGCGTGCCGATGCTGAAGTGCACGACGACGCCGGGCCCTCGGGCCAGCTCCTTTAGCAAGTCCAAGTCGCGCAGGATGAGGGGCGACTTGGTGGTGATGCTCACCGCAATGCCGTGCGCCAGAAGCGTCTCCAGCACGCGGCGCGTGAGGCGCAGGCGGCCCTCCAGAGGCTGATAGCAATCGGTGGCCGTGCCCAGGGCGACCGACTCCCCGCGCCACCTGCCGCTTTGGAGCTGGCGTTCCAGCGCC
Proteins encoded:
- a CDS encoding radical SAM protein, whose product is MNAEPLYAKTAINRVDNMPFRWSLNPYRGCAHSCLYCYARVTHEYLGLNAGEDFNRRIFFKENVVEALERQLQSGRWRGESVALGTATDCYQPLEGRLRLTRRVLETLLAHGIAVSITTKSPLILRDLDLLKELARGPGVVVHFSIGTLDPDAWRFLEPGTPQPKYRLRALARLRSEGIRAGILMAPIVPRLNDDSRQLEAVVRAAAACGAAFVVPLALRLPHGAREWFFERLQAERPDLVPFYRTFYATDNAPRAYVNALEARVQKLCSQYGVGERKAPGRRPVTRQASPARRASAGPAASAIRPPVQLRLDFA